The Musa acuminata AAA Group cultivar baxijiao chromosome BXJ3-6, Cavendish_Baxijiao_AAA, whole genome shotgun sequence region TGGAATGCATGAAGTTACTGTGACTAATAGGACACTTGAAGCTATTGAGTTGGCAAAGCAGCAAAACCTCAGCATTTGGAGGGTTTCATCAACTGTAAGCATTTTAGTTTCttttggttatatatatatatatatatatatatatatatatatatatatatttgtttgtcaTATTTTGTCATCCgctaatatatttattttcttgtCAACTTTGTTTTAACCAGCTCTTTGCACATATTGCTTCGGATGCTATCTTGAAGCCGTTAGGGCATTTCGCTGAGACACCGGTTGCGAGCAAATACCCTCCTATGTGTGCTGGAGATTTTGTTGAACGGGAGCTTGGGGTAATTAATCTTAAAGGGAGGAAGGGATACTCGTAGACCATCTACGATGACATAAATTGATTGTTGACTTCACTAGGAGTGGTTCTCCATTGTCTAATTCACTTTTGATTCTTATGGAAACAAAGACATTTGATGGTGCGAATCCATCTTCAACATTTATGTCATTTTACAAAGTGACCATATTCAATCAGATCATCATCCTATTCTGGGTTTGGTGTTATTTTACTTTATatcgatttattattattattattattattattattatttttaataataaaagaaagcctCGAAACGGATGTTGTGCTTGATGATAAATAAAGTCTTACCTAAAACATAATAAACGaacattatttttaattaatcgaTACTCGATACATAAATTATTTACTTGAAGTGAATGAGGATTGGTTTTCTTTATCAGATTTTACATTTTTATATGTCATTGACCAAGTTACTTATTTTTTCAGCTACATGCAAAATCAATCGTTGACCATAATAATCGTAGACATGGGCCCATAGATTATTCTCCACTCACGATGCATGTCCACCGACGACGGGTAAAGTACGTTTCTTAAAATTCCAAATACTAAGATATGTTTCGAACCATTCGCCATTTTGACGAAAATAACCCTATGCGTGGCGATGAGCCACTACAGTATGAAGGGTTTTGTAGTAATTTCATTACACAATTACCGAAATAAACATGAATTATCTGTAGCAAAAATAGTTCTAAAAACGTTGGTGACCCTTCCGAAGCAGATACCGCTTCACGATGCCCAAAAGCCCATATGAACCGAACCCCACATCGTGGTTACAGCCCTCGTAGCGGTGGTTCTCCATAGCCCATAGGTTCCCTCCCCTCTCTCCTCTGGACGCTCGTCGATGGCTGGACGAGACGGGGATGGCGGTGACGGCGACGACTACATGGGcgatctctctctcttcctccctgCCGAACTCGATACTGATAAAACGAACAAGGTAATTTTAACCCTGACCCCCCTCCATCTTCGCGTTGTTCTTCGTAAAAAGATTCCAGCTTTAACCCTAATCGCCTCTGCTGCCCGGCACAAGTTTGGCTCGAAGGCGAAGCAGAACCAGCCGGAGCCGAAGCCCAAGTGGCCCAAGGGCCTCAGCTGGCAGGAGCAGCGGAGGCTCGAGAGGGAGCGGAAGCAGCGAGAGGAGGACGAACGCACGAGGGCGAGCCTCGAGTCGGAAATCCCGGCCTCCAACGTGGGGTTCAGGATGCTGAAGATGATGGGGTACACGCCCGGGTCGGCGCTGGGGAAGGACGGCAGCGGGCGGGCGGAGCCGGTGGGGCTCCAGATTCGGCGGTCCAGGGCAGGGATTGGTGTCGAGGAGGACGCGGTGAGGAAGGAGAGGGCTGCGGAAGAGAGGAAGcggaagagagaggaggagatggtggcaGAGTTCGGGTCACGGCAGAAGACGCATTGGAGGAGCCGGAGAATCGTTGGAGATTACCGTAAGGCAGAGGCTGCTTTGGCGCAGTTGGAGAAGAGGGAGGTGGTTGAGACCCCAAAGGACGACGAtgaggaggatgaggaagaagaagaggaagtaatCACTGAAGAGGTAAAAAGTTCACAACATGATTAATCTTTATTTTCCATCTTGCTATTTATTCATATTAGAATATGCACCACATGCTTATTTTGATCTAATTCCGTTTGTTTACGCTCCCCTTTTATGTTAACAATCAAGAAGCAAATGGGAAAGCATAAATAGAAGGATTTGatataatatttcttttgccacTGAACTGCTATGACTGCTTCTCGAACTATTTATTCATTGAAAAGGGAGGTTAATTGCAAATTTAAACTTATGGCTATACAATCCAGTGCTCATTGTAGGGTATTATTGGGGTTTTGGCTTTTTGTGTATATTAGGGTGTTATGAGCTTACAATTATGGGAAAATATCCATGTAGCTGACAATTTGAGATCATATagcttgttattgttgttgttgtaggtTGTTAAACTCAACACTAGATCTGTCACCTTAAGGTTGCATATGGTTTTCTGCGGTGAATTTTAAGGCAACCTTTATTAAGCGATGAATAGCTCATAGAAACTGATTGTACATGATTGGCCTAGCATTATCATTGAAAGATACATATCTTGTTAGTCTCCCATCATTTATCGAATTGAGGCGGGTTTGCAAGAATATTCACATTATCAAACCTGAACAAAGAAGACATTAATTCAATCTGGTTCAAGCGAAAAATGGCAACTGGATCACTATTATAAAGCAGAAGCAGTTGATCTTCTGGAAAAATTTACAGAAAacagaggcaaaaaaaaaaaattgcataaaGGGCCTGCAGCCACATAATTAGCTTTGGCAACCGTTCAGCCTTTCTGATTTTACAGAGCTATCATACCTGTTTTATAAATAAACCCACTCTGCTCTTAGCTCCATGTAATCTATGGCTTCAAGTTTATGTGGGGGTTGTGCAATCAAATGAACCCCATCCAGACTAAAATAAAACCTAATAACACTTCTATTTGTGAAAATGTCATGTGGAGACTATGACAGGACTCCTTGTACATACAAATTTGGAAAATTATATTTGTCTTAATACAGATTCCTGCATAAGCTTAATCGAGCTTGGATTGCATCAAACCTACTATCTTATTCTATAAATACATCCAGCAACAAGATTTGTGACCCGACCCATCCACTCCATTTCGTATTCTCACGGTCTCACCACTTTACCTGCTCCAGTTGACAGTTAATGTTGCAGCGATGGTCACAAACAACTGAATGTGACAGTTGCAGCAAAGCGTAAATCAACACTAAGGTGGTGGTGGATGATGATGTGACCACAAATGGAACAACCCTAGCTCTTCTCCTTTTGCATTTGTTTCTTATATCCTGCTCCTACCTGTACTCTTTCCTTTTCTACAGCTACGGAAGCTGTCAGCTTCCCTTTCTACAtcctctttttcttttgatgttgAGTTTTTTTTTCTGGAATTGGCCAAAAATTCCTAGTCTAACCAGTTCTAACCGATTTTAAGTCATCCAATGACGACGCCATGAAATTGGCTATAGAGGTATTTTCTTGGCAGATAACAGTGCAGTTCAAAGTCACATGTTTTGATATCAACTGATGTTTTGATAAGATTGTTGTCCTTCATAGCCTTCTATTTCCTTGATTTCCAGGACCTTTATCTTCCGTAAGTAGATCTTCTATCATTGTCCTCAACCACAACACAATGAGAAGTCCAAAATGCCACAAACTGGAGCAAATCTGGACAAATTAAAGTGTGTTCATACGGCAGCCGTATAAGCTGTTATATGTCTGTTACAGACGTTTTTGTTATGTAAAGCAAAAACATGGTAGGATCTGCTGCAATCAGAAGAATATCTAGAGATAGTAAAGATCAAGATTTAAAGGCCATAATTTACTTTCATGAATTGAGGATAAATCATATCTCTGTaatttttgtgtgtatcaattggGGGTTGTCCTGTTttaatgttttaaaatattttttggaacATTCTTCATCCATGGTTTTGAATCTGACAAACTGACTAgcttgtctttttttttcttttttttttttctgcttttgCAGAATTTGCATGATATACTGACAAAGCTGAGAGATGAACACCGATACTGCCTCTACTGTGGATATCAGGTTAGCGAAAGTCTTCAATATGCTATTTTCTTGACAAATCTAATATGCACATGCTCACTGTTGAGAAAAGAGAGATTGCATTTCTGCACCCAGAGACTAATGGAGCTGCAATCAGATATCTATGAATAAGATGGCAAGCTCAGAGATATTTCAGAAAGTTTATGCATTAGCATGTACCGATGAgatatgcattttcttttttctgcttTTATTGCAGGAATTTTAGAATTTAGGACTCTGTATCTCATATATACCCACTTGACCAAATGCTAAAACAGTCATATTTTGCATTTTTTTCAGTATGAGTCGGCAGAGGAATTGGCAACTAATTGTCCCGGACCAAGCGATGAAGATCACTAATCACAAGCGATGAAGATCACAAACAACTTGCAGAGCCTGTTTATCGTTGTTACAAGTTCCAAATGCTAAGCGCCCCCCCTAGTCGATCTGATGTCAATCTGTGGAACAAATAGAGAGTGATGTTCAATATGTAGCATGTCTCACCGATTGTTCCACAAATGAGATTATCATCTTGATAGTGGTCGTGCCTATGAGAGGGGTCATTGATCAGAACGGCATCAGCAGACCCTTTTATTCAGACAACTGAAAAGATGATTCATCTTAAAGTGGGATGAACCTTGTTACCAGAGACTGGTTATAAGGTGGTCCAAGTTAGCGACCAACTCTGAGCTCTTGGAGCAGATTGCACGAATTGTCAATGGCCCTAGATATAGTGAACGGTATCATGGAATTCATCAAATAGTGATTCTAAAGAACACATTTATGAGGAGGCCAAAGTAGTTGTCGGTCTCTCGGTCCTCAAAGGAGGAAATTGATAACCGATGTTGTGTATTTTATCATAAGCCTGTGGTGGCAGTCGTATCGAAATTGTTGTAAATTTATTTACTTGTCAGCAAGAATCTAGGTTCTGGTTCTGGAACATAAACAATTGCGATCTGCCAGCCTTCTTCAGATGCCAAAGGGGGTGGGGGGGAGTTGCTATCAGTGCAGCTGATAAAATAAACTGACCACCGGGAGAAAGTCCATCAGCTTTTGTTGCTTGATCTTTTGTGGCTCATCATTGCACAAGCCAAATTGTAACTGGCACATCAGTTTTGCTGACACCATCATCAAACAGAGAATCTTGCTGCTGATGAGAGTAAGCTTTCCAAATgatgaatgatgatgatgatgatgcatcacGTGATGGGGGCGGATGAATTATTCAGCATTCCTGCCTGGATCGACCTCTTTTGAGGAATTTATTCTCACAcatggtatggtatggtatggtatggtatggtatgtTCTCCCCTTGATAACTAGTATTCTTTTATTAATGTTATGTTCTTCGACGGTGCATATAATCTGCAATGGTGAGCGTAGAACTATCTCAAAAGATTCGGTTGCCAACTAACTCCACTCTTGTTCAAGGAAGCAAAGCTGCTGAAGACATGGCTGCAAAAGAAGACATGCTTGATTGATTAGTCTAAAGGAGATGAGACTACATTAGCATCATCTTTTACAATCAATTtcatggaaaaagaaaaagaagaagaagagaaaaaaagccAAACCCCAAAGCTACAGAATTACGAGGCACACACActagtctttggcctcttgatgaACAAAATTGTGTGTGATGCTGATGACACTAAAATCCCAACCCATAGCGTTCAGAATTCTCGGAGCAGcaaaatgatggtggcaaggtctAGAGAGACCAGTGCATGATGTTATGACCTGAGTGATCGTATTCCCTGCCCAACAAGCCATGGCCGAGGCACTGCCCGTTTCCCTGCAGGGCTAACTCCAGTTCACCTGAAAAATGAGAACCACCTGCCGCATCCATCCCCATCTCATGCCAACTGTTCCTGCTTCCTTGGTGTCCAAAACTCGCGGAGTTGGCCGTGTGATTGTTGGAGACCAAGGAATGAGCCAAGATGGAGGAGGAGGCGTTGAGACCACCGCTTGCGGAAATAGTTGGGAGTCGGCGGCTTCTGGATGTGTGATCGCCCCGTGGCCGAgttgacagaagagagagagcacagCTGGCATCCAAGGCTCCTCCGAGACACTCACCGGGCGGAAACTCCGGGGAAGAGTAGAGAATTTGGCCTGTCGAACCTTGCGAGTATGGATGGGATCGGGATCCGGCTCCGTGCaccggagcagcagcagcagctgcagctgcatCCGCATCGGATGGAGCATCTACGACATCATTCCAGTGGTTAGTCGCCACCTGATCACCGGCCCTGACAGTAGGGCAAATGTCTCTTGCGCCAGTGGAACTCGAAATGTTGGGGTAAGCGAAATCCATTAGAAAGCTTCTGAATCTGCCGGGTTCTGTTGTTAAATGCAAAAGAAGCATTCAGAGAGCAAAAATCCAGTAGCATAAATGCAGTGCGAAGAAATAAAAAAGGTCAGGTTAGATGCTTCTGACCATGGAAGGATGGTGGCGCCAAGTGGGCATAGCGCGGAGAGAAGGGCGGCTTTCTTCGACGCTCGTTGTGGCCCGCCAGACGTCTGCGACAACTGCGTTTCCCTTGGTCAAATTCACTCAGCTGGTGAAACCTGTGACCGAgcagaaaaaaaaagagtttttttttttttttgactcaaAAATGAATGATGTTAACTAACTAGAAAGACCAACAACTGTTTATTTATCCTCGAGTAGACCAACAACATTTAAGAACACCAAGTCAGTGGCAAGAACAATGCTGCTGGGTTACCAGcattagaaagaaaaaagaaagaaagaaagaaaacaaagaaagaaagaaagaaatcttgTACAGTAGAACAGTCCCCCCCCCACTCACTCAAACGACGTCCAGTAACAGAGGATCAACGACATCATTAGTGATCTAACATGCCAACTAAATAGTTTTAGGCCTTTTTCCAACTACACGAGCAGAACATTAAAATAATGGCAGCATGGTGAACTGGAATCCAGAGAAAGCATTCACAGCAAGCATATTCATGTTTCAAACAGGAAAAAAGAAACTtagggtgggtgggtgggtgggtcaTCAACCAACCAACCAAACAACCAACCAAAAGCCTCTTTCGAGAGAGTGAGAAATCCGAAATGCTATCCTGGACGGCAACCAAACACAACCTTCATTTCGTGAGGCAGGAGATGATTGATTACACGTCGAGACACCCATCGACGAGAAACCAAATATAACTAAATAGAAGCATCGATTTCACCGTACCATAATCTCAACGACAGATTCGATGAAAGATGAGCACCGAAACACGGAGAACATAGCGCATAACATAGCAACAGATCGAACCTGCTGCACTGCTGACAGAACCTCTGCTCCATTCCCCCGACAACCACCTTGGGTGCCTTGGAGTGCATCCCACAGACCTTGTGCCGACAGTAGTAAGCCTTCACCCCACTCAGATCCGCCTCGCACCCCTCCACTTGACACCTGGGTGGCTGTTGCTGAACTCCGTGCACCACCGCTTTCCCCTTCTTCGGCGCCGTCGACGGAGCCGGAGGTGCCTTGGAGGTGCTgtcgctgccgccgccaccaACCGCATCCTCGAAATAGACCTTCTCGCCGAACATAAGCCCGTGGAGGGTGTCATTGGAGCTACGGGATGCCGAGGCCCCAAGGGAGCTCGAACTCATCTCCATTTGCTTGCTGAAGCTCGATGCACAGCCTCACAGCCCAACCATGTGCTCCACTAGCAGcagggaaggaggaagaggagacggaGTTGGCATCTTTAAAAAGGGAAGGAGAGAGTGAGACTTGGGGAGGGGGGTTGGAGTAAAACAGAGCAAGCGTAAGGGTGTTTGCGTCTTTCCGCATGGCATAAATCTGACACCTGCCAGTTAGGCGACTGTGCATCTGATACACTGTCAAGTAAACATATCAGTGATAGATTTTGATGGTACCTTTTGGTTCCTTAATCCTGTGCAAATTTTTTGACTTCAAAAAATAACTcgataatttcaaaaaaattttaaatatcagattatatatatatatataatgttttccATCTTAAACTTATAAATTATATCGATGTACATGAGTTTTGATATGGTTTTCAGAGGCAGACAAGAAAATAAATGAACAAcgattcataataaaaaaaaggaaatatatatatatatatatatatatatatatatatatatatatattttcccaGACGGGATAAACGGATGATAAGATAGGAATGATGTATATGGAGTTAGCACATTCTGAAGAGATGAATGGTGGTTaagttaaaagaagaaaaaaaaaataaataaaatcatatggaAAATATGGACTATTATTGCTAAGAGTTAACATAAATTAGATAATGGTTCGTAGTTTGATACGTT contains the following coding sequences:
- the LOC103988782 gene encoding uncharacterized protein LOC103988782 isoform X3, encoding MAGRDGDGGDGDDYMGDLSLFLPAELDTDKTNKAKQNQPEPKPKWPKGLSWQEQRRLERERKQREEDERTRASLESEIPASNVGFRMLKMMGYTPGSALGKDGSGRAEPVGLQIRRSRAGIGVEEDAVRKERAAEERKRKREEEMVAEFGSRQKTHWRSRRIVGDYRKAEAALAQLEKREVVETPKDDDEEDEEEEEEVITEENLHDILTKLRDEHRYCLYCGYQYESAEELATNCPGPSDEDH
- the LOC103988782 gene encoding uncharacterized protein LOC103988782 isoform X1; translation: MAGRDGDGGDGDDYMGDLSLFLPAELDTDKTNKVILTLTPLHLRVVLRKKIPALTLIASAARHKFGSKAKQNQPEPKPKWPKGLSWQEQRRLERERKQREEDERTRASLESEIPASNVGFRMLKMMGYTPGSALGKDGSGRAEPVGLQIRRSRAGIGVEEDAVRKERAAEERKRKREEEMVAEFGSRQKTHWRSRRIVGDYRKAEAALAQLEKREVVETPKDDDEEDEEEEEEVITEENLHDILTKLRDEHRYCLYCGYQYESAEELATNCPGPSDEDH
- the LOC103988782 gene encoding uncharacterized protein LOC103988782 isoform X2; translated protein: MAGRDGDGGDGDDYMGDLSLFLPAELDTDKTNKFGSKAKQNQPEPKPKWPKGLSWQEQRRLERERKQREEDERTRASLESEIPASNVGFRMLKMMGYTPGSALGKDGSGRAEPVGLQIRRSRAGIGVEEDAVRKERAAEERKRKREEEMVAEFGSRQKTHWRSRRIVGDYRKAEAALAQLEKREVVETPKDDDEEDEEEEEEVITEENLHDILTKLRDEHRYCLYCGYQYESAEELATNCPGPSDEDH
- the LOC135641868 gene encoding squamosa promoter-binding-like protein 14, with translation MEMSSSSLGASASRSSNDTLHGLMFGEKVYFEDAVGGGGSDSTSKAPPAPSTAPKKGKAVVHGVQQQPPRCQVEGCEADLSGVKAYYCRHKVCGMHSKAPKVVVGGMEQRFCQQCSRFHQLSEFDQGKRSCRRRLAGHNERRRKPPFSPRYAHLAPPSFHEPGRFRSFLMDFAYPNISSSTGARDICPTVRAGDQVATNHWNDVVDAPSDADAAAAAAAAPVHGAGSRSHPYSQGSTGQILYSSPEFPPGECLGGALDASCALSLLSTRPRGDHTSRSRRLPTISASGGLNASSSILAHSLVSNNHTANSASFGHQGSRNSWHEMGMDAAGGSHFSGELELALQGNGQCLGHGLLGREYDHSGHNIMHWSL